A DNA window from Drosophila biarmipes strain raj3 chromosome 2R, RU_DBia_V1.1, whole genome shotgun sequence contains the following coding sequences:
- the LOC108030331 gene encoding ATP-dependent RNA helicase DHX15 homolog isoform X1 encodes MSKRRIEVGETYGSKAKKETEASSSSAAAAGTVAQILGGFVPNKQPPTMNPLTNKPYSQRYQNLYKKRIALPVFEYQADFMRLLSQHQCIVLVGETGSGKTTQIPQWCVDFAVSKGRKGVSCTQPRRVAAMSVAQRVSEEMDVNLGEEVGYSIRFEDCSSAKTLLKYMTDGMLLREAMSDPMLEQYQVILLDEAHERTLATDILMGVLKEVIRQRSDLKLVVMSATLDAGKFQQYFDNAPLMNVPGRTHPVEIFYTPEPERDYLEAAIRTVIQIHMCEEIEGDILMFLTGQEEIEEACKRIKREIDNLGSEIGELKCIPLYSTLPPNLQQRIFEAAPPPNANGAIGRKVVVSTNIAETSLTIDGVVFVIDPGFAKQKVYNPRIRVESLLVSPISKASAQQRAGRAGRTRPGKCFRLYTEKAFKNEMQDNTYPEILRSNLGTVVLQLKKLGIDDLVHFDFMDPPAPETLMRALELLNYLAALDDDGNLTDLGAVMSEFPLDPQLAKMLIASCQHNCSNEILSITAMLSVPQCFVRPNEAKKAADEAKMRFAHIDGDHLTLLNVYHAFKQSSEDPNWCYENFINFRSLKSADNVRQQLARIMDRFNLRRTSTEFTSKDYYVNIRKALVQGFFMQVAHLERTGHYLTIKDNQNVQLHPSTCLDHKPDWVIYNEFVLTTKNYIRTVTDVKPEWLFTLAPQYYDLNNFPQCEAKRQLELLQQRMETKQYQKGF; translated from the exons ATGTCCAAGCGTCGAATCGAAGTGGGCGAGACCTACGGCAGCAAGGCGAAGAA GGAGACGGAGGCGTCCTCGTCATCGGCGGCGGCCGCCGGCACCGTGGCCCAGATCCTGGGCGGATTTGTGCCCAACAAGCAGCCGCCCACGATGAACCCGCTGACCAACAAGCCGTACTCGCAGCGCTACCAGAATCTCTACAAGAAGCGCATCGCCCTGCCCGTGTTTGAGTACCAGGCAGACTTCATGCGGCTGCTCAGCCAGCACCAGTGCATCGTGCTGGTGGGCGAGACGGGTTCGGGCAAGACCACGCAGATCCCGCAGTGGTGTGTGGACTTTGCAGTGTCCAAGGGACGCAAGGGCGTCTCCTGCACCCAGCCACGACGAGTGGCCGCCATGTCCGTGGCCCAGCGCGTCTCCGAGGAGATGGACGTGAACCTGGGCGAAGAGGTGGGCTACTCCATCCGTTTCGAGGATTGTTCCTCGGCCAAAACCCTGCTGAAGTACATGACCGACGGTATGCTGTTGCGCGAGGCCATGTCCGATCCCATGTTGGAGCAGTACCAGGTTATCCTGCTCGACGAGGCCCACGAGCGCACACTGGCCACCGACATCCTGATGGGCGTACTCAAGGAGGTCATCCGACAACGCAGCGACCTTAAGTTGGTGGTGATGTCTGCCACACTGGACGCCGGCAAGTTCCAACAGTATTTCGACAACGCTCCGCTCATGAACGTGCCCGGTCGCACGCATCCCGTGGAGATCTTCTACACGCCGGAGCCCGAAAGGGACTACCTGGAGGCCGCTATTCGCACGGTCATCCAGATACACATGTGCGAGGAGATCGAGG GTGACATTCTTATGTTCCTCACGGGCCAAGAAGAAATCGAAGAGGCCTGCAAGCGTATAAAGCGCGAAATCGACAACCTTGGCTCGGAGATCGGCGAGCTGAAGTGCATTCCCCTGTACTCGACGCTGCCCCCCAATTTGCAGCAGCGCATCTTCGAGGCGGCCCCGCCGCCGAATGCCAATGGCGCCATCGGACGCAAGGTGGTTGTGTCCACCAACATCGCCGAGACCTCGCTGACTATTGATGGCGTGGTGTTCGTGATCGATCCAGGCTTCGCCAAGCAAAAGGTGTACAACCCCCGCATTCGAGTGGAGAGTCTGCTCGTTTCGCCCATCTCGAAGGCCTCGGCTCAGCAGCGCGCCGGTCGTGCAGGACGTACGCGTCCTGGAAAGTGTTTCCGCTTGTACACGGAGAAGGCCTTTAAGAACGAGATGCAGGACAACACCTATCCCGAGATCCTGCGCTCTAATTTGG GCACTGTGGTCCTGCAGCTTAAAAAGTTGGGCATTGACGACCTGGTGCACTTTGACTTTATGGATCCCCCTGCTCCAGAGACCCTTATGCGTGCCCTGGAGCTGCTCAACTATCTGGCCGCCCTGGATGATGACGGCAATCTGACCGATTTGGGCGCCGTCATGTCCGAATTCCCCTTGGATCCGCAGCTAGCGAAGATGTTGATTGCCAGCTGCCAACACAACTGCTCCAACGAGATACTTTCCATAACGGCCATGTTGTCGG TGCCACAATGCTTTGTGCGTCCCAACGAGGCCAAGAAAGCAGCCGACGAGGCCAAGATGCGATTCGCCCACATTGACGGGGACCACCTCACCTTGCTGAATGTCTATCACGCCTTCAAGCAGA GCAGTGAGGATCCCAATTGGTGTTACGAAAACTTTATCAACTTCCGCTCGCTGAAGAGTGCAGACAATGTGCGACAGCAGCTTGCCAGGATCATGGACCGCTTCAACTTGCGGCGCACGAGCACCGAGTTCACGTCAAAGGACTACTACGTGAACATACGCAAGGCCCTCGTTCAGGGCTTCTTCATGCAGGTGGCCCATCTGGAGCGCACGGGACACTATCTGACCATCAAGGACAACCAGAACGTGCAGCTGCATCCGTCGACATGTCTGGACCACAAGCCGGACTGGGTCATCTACAACGAATTCGTACTGACCACCAAGAACTACATTCGCACAGTGACGGATGTGAAGC CTGAATGGTTGTTCACCCTGGCGCCTCAATACTACGACCTGAACAACTTCCCACAGTGTGAGGCGAAGCGacagctggagctgctgcagcagcggaTGGAGACCAAGCAGTACCAGAAGGGTTTCTAA
- the LOC108030227 gene encoding kinesin-like protein costa, whose translation MEIPIQVAVRIYPHRELKDSKASFSPADIKRDVEAEDEGADSKDTADEVAGAQKDTPERTDSNGNAEEDSATEPKPTTDANGNDNEPRDSPEPAYCVQAIPISASALGLPSALPGGDPMDSIAAGLIQVGPHSVPVTHALGSSSSQEQVYHQTVFPLITLFLEGFDASVVTYGQRGQGKSYTLYGNVLERDRKDVAEGVVHLCVRDIFSHISSHPERTYAINVGFVEIYEGEVCDLLGMGNIHCSNVDAVFHWLQKGLSARQSLPAHTLFTLTLEQQWVSKEGLLQHRLSTASFSDLCGTERFGEPPPGRPRDTGLYMLEQVISTLTDPGLMYGVNGKIPYGQTMLTTLLKDSFGGRAQTLVIMCVSPLEEHLPETLGNLQFAFKVQCVRNFVIMNTYSDDNTMIVRPQEPLPESNPAAGLLAQAGQGDNFGLQFAASQWSKLVTNAEGLFARLMDSKLISEVEKEQIEEWLYLKQECEDCLSSTEAMRQQKHLVPIQEAEEEEINSEDANSEPANSEPPNSDNENDTDNESQRPDMDDKIDTLMEEFRDKTDALILERHADYLAKHPKAVMQSQERENEPPPPPPPAENGEDRKTSIGGRRRSIQPGASLSTAELAMLNRVASQQPAPPIDPESVVDPLESSSGEGLRQAALAAAAAIAPIEQLQKKLRKLVAEIEGKQRQLREIEQTIKVKQNIIAELVKNSDTRSHAKQRFHKKRAKLEAECDKAKKQLGKALVQGREQPEIERWTTIIAHLERRLEDLSSMKHIAGESGQKVKKLQQSVAESRKQADDLEKKLRKEGKLRTQMEAELAKLRESRETGKELVKTQADCPEQHGRQLKAVQARITHLNHILREKSDNLEEHPGPAQQESLRHEIRNLRGTRDLLLEERCHLDRKLKRDKVLTQKEERKLLECDEAIEAIDAAIEFKNEMITGHRSIDTSDRVEREKGEQMLMARLNRLSTEEMRTLLYKYFTKVIDLRDSSRKLELQMIQLERERDAWEWKERVLSNAVRQARLEGERNAVLLQRQHEMKLTLMLRHMAEETSASSASYGDRALAPATGAPVQAHSDFDYDDFYKATGSNPGKALVKAPKPLPTGSALDKYKDKEQRSGRNIFAKFHVLTRYASAAAGGSSGSTAEESTALIESTTTATATTTTTTSTTTGAVGKVKEKALVSFRPEQLKRLMPAPTATKVTRQKNKIIIQDASRRN comes from the exons ATGGAAATACCCATTCAGGTGGCCGTGCGCATTTACCCGCACAGGGAGCTCAAGGACTCGAAGGCGAGCTTCTCCCCTGCGGATATTAAGAGGGATGTAGAGGCGGAGGACGAGGGGGCCGACTCCAAGGACACTGCGGATGAAGTGGCGGGGGCGCAAAAGGATACCCCCGAGCGTACGGATTCAAATGGGAATGCCGAGGAGGACAGTGCAACGGAACCGAAGCCAACCACCGATGCCAATGGCAATGATAACGAACCTAGGGATTCCCCCGAGCCAGCATATTGCGTCCAAGCCATTCCCATTAGCGCCTCTGCCCTGGGACTGCCTAGTGCCCTGCCAGGCGGGGATCCCATGGACAGCATTGCGGCGGGACTCATTCAAGTGGGTCCCCACTCAGTGCCCGTCACCCACGCCCTGGGCAGCAGTAGCTCCCAGGAACAGGTGTACCACCAGACGGTCTTTCCGCTGATTACCCTGTTCCTGGAGGGCTTCGACGCATCCGTGGTCACGTACGGCCAGCGCGGCCAGGGCAAGAGCTACACCCTCTACGGAAATGTCCTGGAAAGGGACCGAAAGGACGTCGCCGAAGGAGTCGTCCATCTGTGCGTCCGAGACATCTTCTCGCACATATCGTCGCACCCAG AACGCACTTATGCCATAAACGTGGGATTCGTTGAAATTTACGAAGGCGAAGTCTGCGATCTTTTGGGCATGGGGAACATACACTGCAGCAATGTGGATGCCGTTTTCCACTGGCTGCAGAAGGGTCTCTCAGCCCGTCAGTCCTTGCCCGCTCATACTCTATTCACGCTCACGCTGGAGCAGCAGTGGGTGTCCAAGGAGGGGCTGTTGCAGCACCGTCTCTCCACGGCGAGTTTCTCGGATCTGTGCGGCACCGAGCGCTTTGGTGAACCACCACCCGGACGTCCCCGCGATACAGGCCTGTATATGCTAGAGCAGGTGATCAGCACTCTTACGGATCCGGGACTCATGTACGGGGTCAATGGCAAAATTCCGTATGGCCAAACTATGCTCACCACTCTGCTGAAGGACTCGTTCGGTGGGCGAGCTCAGACGCTCGTGATCATGTGTGTGTCGCCGCTGGAGGAACATCTGCCCGAGACCCTGGGCAACCTGCAGTTCGCCTTTAAGGTGCAGTGCGTGCGCAATTTCGTCATCATGAACACCTACTCCGACGACAACACGATGATCGTGCGGCCGCAAGAGCCTCTTCCAGAGTCCAACCCCGCCGCAGGGCTCTTAGCGCAGGCGGGGCAGGGTGACAACTTCGGCCTGCAATTTGCTGCCAGTCAGTGGTCCAAGCTTGTGACCAACGCCGAGGGGCTGTTTGCCAG GCTCATGGACTCCAAGTTAATCAGTGAAGTGGAGAAGGAGCAGATCGAGGAGTGGCTGTACCTAAAGCAGGAATGCGAGGACTGTCTCAGCTCAACGGAGGCTATGCGCCAGCAGAAGCATCTGGTTCCCATTCAGgaggccgaggaggaggaaataaattcagaagaCGCAAATTCCGAGCCGGCGAACTCTGAGCCGCCAAACTCAGACAACGAAAACGACACGGACAATGAGTCGCAGCGTCCCGATATGGACGACAAGATAGATACCCTGATGGAAGAGTTTCGCGACAAGACAGACGCGCTTATTCTTGAGAGGCATGCCGATTACCTGGCCAAACACCCAAAGGCGGTGATGCAAAGTCAGGAACGGGAGAATGaacctccgccgccgccgccgccagcaGAAAACGGCGAGGATCGCAAGACCAGCATAGGCG GTCGGAGGAGAAGCATTCAGCCAGGCGCCAGCTTGAGTACTGCAGAGCTGGCCATGCTCAATCGAGTAGCCTCCCAGCAGCCGGCTCCGCCCATCGACCCCGAGTCGGTCGTCGATCCTCTGGAGAGTTCCTCGGGCGAGGGACTCCGTCAGGCAGCccttgccgccgccgctgccatTGCTCCCATCGAACAGCTGCAAAAAAAGCTGCGGAAATTAGTCGCCGAGATTGAGGGCAAACAGCGCCAGCTACGGGAAATCGAACAGACAATTAAGGTGAAGCAAAACATCATCGCCGAATTGGTCAAGAACAGCGACACGCGTAGCCACGCCAAGCAGCGGTTTCACAAGAAGCGGGCCAAGCTGGAGGCCGAGTGCGACAAGGCCAAGAAACAGCTGGGTAAGGCTCTAGTGCAGGGGCGGGAGCAGCCGGAGATCGAGCGCTGGACCACCATAATCGCGCACCTCGAGCGTCGCCTAGAGGATCTTAGCTCCATGAAGCACATTGCCGGTGAGAGTGGTCAGAAGGTGAAGAAGCTTCAGCAATCGGTAGCCGAGTCACGAAAACAGGCCGATGATCTGGAAAAGAAACTTCGCAAGGAGGGCAAGTTGCGAACTCAAATGGAAGCAGAGCTGGCCAAACTGCGAGAATCCCGAGAAACCGGAAAAGAGCTGGTAAAGACCCAGGCGGATTGTCCAGAGCAGCATGGCCGGCAGTTAAAGGCGGTGCAGGCCAGGATCACGCACCTCAACCACATTCTGCGCGAGAAATCAGATAATCTGGAGGAGCACCCTGGACCAGCGCAGCAAGAGAGCTTGCGTCACGAGATCCGCAACCTGCGCGGCACTCGCGATTTGCTGCTGGAGGAGCGCTGCCACCTGGATCGCAAGCTCAAGCGGGACAAGGTGCTGACTCAAAAGGAAGAACGCAAGTTGCTCGAGTGCGACGAGGCCATCGAGGCCATAGACGCGGCCATAGAATTCAAAAACGAGATGATCACGGGTCACCGTTCCATCGATACCAGCGATCGGGTTGAGCGGGAGAAGGGCGAGCAGATGTTGATGGCCCGATTGAATCGGCTCTCGACGGAGGAGATGCGCACGCTTCTGTACAAGTACTTCACCAAGGTGATAGATCTGCGCGACTCATCCCGAAAACTGGAGCTGCAGATGATCCAGTTGGAGCGCGAGCGTGATGCTTGGGAATGGAAGGAGCGCGTGTTGTCGAATGCAGTGCGCCAGGCTAGACTGGAAGGGGAGCGAAATGCCGTACTGCTGCAGCGCCAGCACGAGATGAAACTCACCCTGATGCTGCGCCACATGGCCGAGGAAACTTCGGCTAGCTCGGCCAGCTACGGAGACCGGGCGCTGGCCCCCGCCACTGGCGCCCCAGTGCAAGCGCATAGCGATTTCGACTACGATGATTTCTACAAGGCGACCGGCAGCAATCCCGGCAAGGCGCTGGTCAAAGCGCCAAAGCCGCTGCCCACTGGCTCGGCGCTGGACAAGTACAAGGACAAGGAGCAACGCAGTGGGCGCAACATCTTCGCCAAGTTCCATGTACTCACCAGGTATGCGTCAGCTGCTGCAGGCGGTTCCTCAGGCTCCACGGCCGAAGAGTCCACGGCCTTGATTGAGTCGACCACTACGGCCACGGCAACTACTACAACCACCACTTCAACTACTACGGGAGCCGTGGGTAAAGTTAAGGAAAAGGCCCTGGTCAGCTTTAGGCCAGAGCAGCTCAAGCGACTGATGCCAGCTCCAACGGCCACCAAGGTGACGCGGCAGAAGAACAAGATTATTATACAGGACGCCAGCCGTCgtaattaa
- the LOC108030331 gene encoding ATP-dependent RNA helicase DHX15 homolog isoform X2, with the protein MSKRRIEVGETYGSKAKKETEASSSSAAAAGTVAQILGGFVPNKQPPTMNPLTNKPYSQRYQNLYKKRIALPVFEYQADFMRLLSQHQCIVLVGETGSGKTTQIPQWCVDFAVSKGRKGVSCTQPRRVAAMSVAQRVSEEMDVNLGEEVGYSIRFEDCSSAKTLLKYMTDGMLLREAMSDPMLEQYQVILLDEAHERTLATDILMGVLKEVIRQRSDLKLVVMSATLDAGKFQQYFDNAPLMNVPGRTHPVEIFYTPEPERDYLEAAIRTVIQIHMCEEIEGDILMFLTGQEEIEEACKRIKREIDNLGSEIGELKCIPLYSTLPPNLQQRIFEAAPPPNANGAIGRKVVVSTNIAETSLTIDGVVFVIDPGFAKQKVYNPRIRVESLLVSPISKASAQQRAGRAGRTRPGKCFRLYTEKAFKNEMQDNTYPEILRSNLGTVVLQLKKLGIDDLVHFDFMDPPAPETLMRALELLNYLAALDDDGNLTDLGAVMSEFPLDPQLAKMLIASCQHNCSNEILSITAMLSASRLPS; encoded by the exons ATGTCCAAGCGTCGAATCGAAGTGGGCGAGACCTACGGCAGCAAGGCGAAGAA GGAGACGGAGGCGTCCTCGTCATCGGCGGCGGCCGCCGGCACCGTGGCCCAGATCCTGGGCGGATTTGTGCCCAACAAGCAGCCGCCCACGATGAACCCGCTGACCAACAAGCCGTACTCGCAGCGCTACCAGAATCTCTACAAGAAGCGCATCGCCCTGCCCGTGTTTGAGTACCAGGCAGACTTCATGCGGCTGCTCAGCCAGCACCAGTGCATCGTGCTGGTGGGCGAGACGGGTTCGGGCAAGACCACGCAGATCCCGCAGTGGTGTGTGGACTTTGCAGTGTCCAAGGGACGCAAGGGCGTCTCCTGCACCCAGCCACGACGAGTGGCCGCCATGTCCGTGGCCCAGCGCGTCTCCGAGGAGATGGACGTGAACCTGGGCGAAGAGGTGGGCTACTCCATCCGTTTCGAGGATTGTTCCTCGGCCAAAACCCTGCTGAAGTACATGACCGACGGTATGCTGTTGCGCGAGGCCATGTCCGATCCCATGTTGGAGCAGTACCAGGTTATCCTGCTCGACGAGGCCCACGAGCGCACACTGGCCACCGACATCCTGATGGGCGTACTCAAGGAGGTCATCCGACAACGCAGCGACCTTAAGTTGGTGGTGATGTCTGCCACACTGGACGCCGGCAAGTTCCAACAGTATTTCGACAACGCTCCGCTCATGAACGTGCCCGGTCGCACGCATCCCGTGGAGATCTTCTACACGCCGGAGCCCGAAAGGGACTACCTGGAGGCCGCTATTCGCACGGTCATCCAGATACACATGTGCGAGGAGATCGAGG GTGACATTCTTATGTTCCTCACGGGCCAAGAAGAAATCGAAGAGGCCTGCAAGCGTATAAAGCGCGAAATCGACAACCTTGGCTCGGAGATCGGCGAGCTGAAGTGCATTCCCCTGTACTCGACGCTGCCCCCCAATTTGCAGCAGCGCATCTTCGAGGCGGCCCCGCCGCCGAATGCCAATGGCGCCATCGGACGCAAGGTGGTTGTGTCCACCAACATCGCCGAGACCTCGCTGACTATTGATGGCGTGGTGTTCGTGATCGATCCAGGCTTCGCCAAGCAAAAGGTGTACAACCCCCGCATTCGAGTGGAGAGTCTGCTCGTTTCGCCCATCTCGAAGGCCTCGGCTCAGCAGCGCGCCGGTCGTGCAGGACGTACGCGTCCTGGAAAGTGTTTCCGCTTGTACACGGAGAAGGCCTTTAAGAACGAGATGCAGGACAACACCTATCCCGAGATCCTGCGCTCTAATTTGG GCACTGTGGTCCTGCAGCTTAAAAAGTTGGGCATTGACGACCTGGTGCACTTTGACTTTATGGATCCCCCTGCTCCAGAGACCCTTATGCGTGCCCTGGAGCTGCTCAACTATCTGGCCGCCCTGGATGATGACGGCAATCTGACCGATTTGGGCGCCGTCATGTCCGAATTCCCCTTGGATCCGCAGCTAGCGAAGATGTTGATTGCCAGCTGCCAACACAACTGCTCCAACGAGATACTTTCCATAACGGCCATGTTGTCGG CCTCTAGATTGCCTAGCTGA